The Hyalangium gracile genome has a window encoding:
- a CDS encoding DUF2380 domain-containing protein yields MLASGCGPWNQAWRDFQRARPGATRQQMYEHAWELIKRFKLVGFIVPYYDKPPYLLPPPIEY; encoded by the coding sequence GTGCTTGCCAGCGGGTGCGGTCCCTGGAATCAAGCGTGGCGCGATTTCCAGAGGGCCAGACCCGGAGCGACCCGGCAGCAGATGTACGAGCATGCATGGGAGCTGATCAAACGCTTCAAGCTGGTTGGCTTCATCGTGCCCTATTACGACAAGCCTCCCTATCTGCTGCCGCCGCCAATCGAGTATTGA
- a CDS encoding MFS transporter translates to MPSDAPAVGAWAPLRHPGFRALWLAILTSNIGTWLQDVAASWFMSERTSSPLMVAAVQAATTLPVVSFALVAGALADIVDRRRYLLGAQLWMLFVATGVALLAHAGRLEAWTLLCLTFALGTGAALAMPAQAATTADLVPRPMLAPAVALSSIGVNIARSIGPALGGLIVARFGAAWAFSLNALSFLGVVFVLWRWKAAKSVSTLPAESFGGALRAGLRYAVQAGEFRSVLVKSACFFVFASALPSLLPIVVRQQLSAGAGTYGMLLGFIGAGAIGGAIALPKLRERFDADRLVPAATLLYSFSMLALAGIRDPRILCVAMLANGMSWITVLSLLQTAAHVSVPSWVRARALSLYIVVFSAGMAAGSLIWGTLAQYTGTGVALTVAAVAAVLAGVFSLRFRLSTAMARNTTPSAHWPRPAVAGEIEHARGPVLVTVEYLIEPANREEFLHHIHLLGGTRRRDGAGQWGVMEDAARPGLFLEYFIVDSWLEHLRQHERVTQEEQRLQDKIRALHRDAQPPSVRHFVGASPASPHFVTLENVP, encoded by the coding sequence ATGCCTTCTGACGCTCCAGCGGTTGGCGCATGGGCACCGCTTCGCCACCCCGGATTCCGCGCGCTCTGGCTGGCGATCCTGACCAGCAACATCGGAACCTGGCTCCAGGATGTCGCCGCCTCCTGGTTCATGTCGGAGCGGACGAGCTCACCGCTCATGGTCGCGGCGGTGCAGGCCGCGACGACGCTGCCAGTCGTCTCGTTCGCCCTCGTTGCAGGCGCGCTGGCGGACATCGTCGACCGCCGGCGGTACCTGCTCGGGGCGCAGCTGTGGATGCTCTTCGTGGCCACGGGGGTCGCCCTGCTGGCACATGCCGGGCGGCTCGAGGCATGGACCCTGCTGTGTCTGACGTTCGCGCTGGGCACGGGCGCGGCGCTGGCGATGCCTGCCCAGGCGGCGACCACCGCCGACCTGGTTCCTCGCCCGATGCTGGCACCGGCCGTGGCGTTGAGCTCCATCGGTGTGAACATCGCCCGCTCCATTGGTCCCGCGCTGGGCGGGCTGATCGTGGCGCGATTCGGCGCGGCCTGGGCGTTCTCCCTGAACGCGCTGTCGTTCCTGGGCGTGGTGTTCGTCCTGTGGCGGTGGAAGGCGGCGAAGTCCGTCTCGACCTTGCCCGCCGAGTCCTTCGGCGGCGCGCTGCGCGCGGGGCTGCGCTATGCGGTGCAGGCCGGCGAGTTCCGCTCGGTCCTGGTCAAGTCGGCCTGCTTCTTCGTGTTCGCCAGCGCCCTCCCCTCGCTGCTGCCGATCGTGGTCCGGCAACAGCTCTCCGCCGGGGCAGGCACCTATGGAATGTTGCTGGGGTTCATCGGCGCGGGAGCCATCGGTGGAGCCATCGCCTTGCCCAAGCTCCGCGAGCGGTTCGATGCCGACAGGCTGGTGCCCGCCGCCACCCTGCTCTATTCCTTTTCCATGCTGGCCCTGGCGGGCATCCGCGACCCGCGGATCCTCTGCGTGGCGATGCTGGCCAACGGCATGTCGTGGATCACCGTGCTGTCACTGCTGCAGACGGCCGCGCATGTCTCTGTCCCCTCCTGGGTGCGCGCTCGGGCGCTGTCGCTCTACATCGTGGTCTTCTCGGCGGGCATGGCAGCGGGCAGCCTGATCTGGGGCACGCTCGCGCAGTACACGGGCACCGGGGTAGCGCTGACAGTGGCGGCGGTGGCGGCGGTGCTCGCGGGTGTCTTCTCGCTGCGCTTCCGTCTGAGCACGGCCATGGCGCGGAACACCACCCCGTCCGCGCATTGGCCGCGGCCGGCCGTGGCCGGGGAGATCGAGCATGCGCGTGGTCCGGTGCTCGTGACGGTGGAGTACCTGATCGAGCCGGCGAATCGCGAGGAGTTCCTGCATCACATCCACCTGCTCGGAGGCACCCGTCGACGCGACGGGGCGGGGCAATGGGGGGTGATGGAGGACGCGGCGCGGCCGGGGCTCTTCCTCGAATACTTCATCGTCGATTCCTGGCTGGAGCACCTCCGCCAGCATGAGCGAGTCACCCAGGAGGAGCAGCGCCTGCAGGACAAGATTCGCGCCCTGCATCGCGACGCGCAGCCTCCGTCCGTGCGTCACTTCGTCGGTGCCTCGCCAGCGAGCCCTCACTTCGTCACGTTGGAGAACGTCCCATGA
- the sitI6 gene encoding SitI6 family double-CXXCG motif immunity protein — translation MTRFYELGHDESSPWKGWFEARHLWKMPGAHCPQCDAIWNTPAIAYPCVDLSNHPERHKLEKARLEEDFAEFERLRSVLRPFVPQEAPLEPGTMFGPLVGTIKGELGPLVLPRSGFHMLARRDILELLQSTSVRGLLGCPTRLRSSRSNGPEFLELQIEPHGLLHPQCLPPGKVAPCARCGRYDISLPESPILDAASLPRHLDLFRLANFPTLLIATERFKEGVERHAPHCLSFRELPPR, via the coding sequence ATGACCCGCTTCTACGAACTCGGCCACGACGAGTCCTCTCCTTGGAAAGGGTGGTTTGAAGCCAGACACCTTTGGAAGATGCCAGGAGCCCATTGTCCCCAATGCGATGCCATCTGGAACACTCCTGCCATCGCCTACCCATGCGTGGACCTGTCTAACCACCCGGAGCGTCACAAACTCGAGAAGGCTCGGCTGGAGGAGGATTTTGCGGAGTTCGAGCGTCTGCGTTCGGTGCTCCGTCCCTTTGTCCCTCAGGAAGCGCCTCTTGAGCCAGGAACCATGTTCGGACCGTTGGTAGGGACCATCAAGGGAGAGCTTGGACCTCTCGTCCTCCCCCGGTCTGGGTTCCACATGCTGGCGCGCCGCGACATCTTGGAGCTTCTCCAGTCCACGAGTGTTCGAGGACTGCTTGGCTGTCCCACCCGACTGCGCTCCAGCCGGAGCAATGGGCCCGAGTTCCTTGAGCTCCAGATCGAGCCTCACGGCCTGCTCCACCCCCAGTGCCTCCCACCGGGCAAAGTCGCGCCATGCGCCAGGTGCGGCCGTTACGACATCAGTCTCCCCGAGAGCCCCATCCTCGACGCGGCCTCGCTCCCACGGCACCTGGACCTGTTCCGCTTGGCCAACTTCCCCACCCTCCTCATCGCCACCGAGCGCTTCAAGGAAGGAGTAGAGCGCCACGCACCCCACTGCCTCTCCTTCCGCGAACTGCCCCCACGGTGA
- a CDS encoding ISAs1 family transposase gives MKERGELQRPREKAEGWSWRAPSPQVASAGKRRRSREQWSMSGVSGQRRRALRWAEVEWSQQVVDPRQTRGRRYEHRGLLMLLVAAFACGLKSLRRVEDLATDLGARVRQHLAVPKRVSDPTLWRLLARQSTAGLRQTVAVQVRRLLKSPDVEKVALPMGVLSVDGKSLWTSQQHQVAGLEAVANDEAGTPLWRLGTLRAVLTSVVAAPCVDLEFIGAKEGESPAFHQLVPRVVESWGEHFQVITADAGLTAAENAALVRSLGKHYLLGLKGNQPTLHGHAIESLADKRCAARARTEDRARGETVVRELWTHALKPGEVEFAGAQLLLCVRQTHLKRDGTQSIEWRYFVTSLSTVELSFAHLLRLVRLHWAIENRHHWTLDMVLEEDDRQPCLHSRSSLEVTAWLRVLAYNLVSAWRATLDQAWPLGVHSCPGCAPRWRSRRMDAC, from the coding sequence ATGAAGGAGAGAGGTGAGCTACAGCGCCCCCGGGAGAAGGCGGAGGGATGGAGCTGGCGAGCCCCATCCCCCCAAGTGGCTTCCGCTGGGAAAAGGCGCAGGAGCCGGGAGCAGTGGAGCATGAGTGGAGTGTCAGGACAACGGCGGCGCGCGTTGAGATGGGCCGAGGTGGAGTGGAGCCAGCAGGTGGTGGACCCACGGCAGACGCGAGGCAGAAGGTACGAGCACCGCGGGCTGCTGATGCTGTTGGTGGCAGCGTTCGCCTGCGGGCTGAAGAGCCTGAGGCGAGTGGAGGACTTGGCCACTGACTTGGGCGCGCGCGTGCGCCAGCACCTGGCGGTGCCAAAGAGGGTGTCGGACCCCACGCTGTGGAGACTGCTGGCCCGCCAGTCGACGGCGGGGCTGCGGCAGACGGTGGCCGTCCAGGTGCGGCGGCTGCTCAAGTCCCCGGACGTGGAGAAGGTGGCGCTGCCGATGGGAGTGCTATCGGTGGATGGCAAGTCGTTGTGGACCAGCCAGCAGCATCAGGTAGCAGGCCTTGAGGCGGTGGCCAATGACGAGGCGGGTACGCCGCTGTGGCGCCTGGGCACGCTGCGGGCGGTGCTCACCAGCGTGGTGGCCGCTCCCTGCGTGGACTTGGAATTCATTGGCGCCAAGGAAGGTGAGAGCCCGGCCTTCCACCAGCTGGTGCCGCGCGTGGTGGAGAGCTGGGGCGAGCACTTCCAGGTGATAACAGCGGACGCAGGGCTGACGGCAGCGGAGAACGCCGCCCTGGTGCGCTCACTGGGCAAGCATTACCTGCTGGGGCTCAAGGGCAACCAGCCCACCTTGCACGGCCATGCGATAGAGAGCCTGGCCGACAAGCGGTGTGCCGCCCGGGCACGCACCGAGGACCGAGCGCGTGGGGAGACGGTGGTGCGAGAGCTGTGGACGCATGCGCTGAAGCCTGGCGAGGTAGAGTTTGCAGGAGCCCAGCTGCTGCTGTGCGTGCGCCAGACTCACCTGAAGAGGGATGGCACCCAGAGCATCGAATGGCGCTACTTCGTCACCTCTCTGTCCACCGTGGAGCTGAGCTTTGCTCACTTGCTGCGCCTGGTGCGGCTGCATTGGGCCATCGAAAACCGCCACCACTGGACGCTCGACATGGTGCTCGAGGAGGACGACCGGCAGCCTTGCCTGCACTCGCGCTCCTCGCTGGAGGTAACGGCCTGGCTGCGGGTGCTGGCCTACAACCTGGTGTCGGCTTGGCGCGCGACTTTGGACCAAGCCTGGCCCCTTGGGGTACACTCCTGCCCAGGCTGCGCTCCCAGGTGGCGTAGCCGGCGCATGGACGCTTGCTGA
- a CDS encoding DUF1427 family protein: protein MMELMVGPVLALAIGAGCRLLDIPLPAPPKLQGALLVLAMTVGYLLGDKFLGMR from the coding sequence ATGATGGAGCTCATGGTCGGTCCTGTCCTGGCGTTGGCCATCGGAGCCGGCTGCCGGCTGCTCGACATCCCCTTGCCCGCCCCGCCGAAGCTGCAGGGCGCGCTGCTGGTGCTGGCAATGACCGTCGGCTACCTGCTCGGCGATAAGTTCCTGGGAATGCGCTGA
- a CDS encoding DUF1427 family protein, which produces MSWKFCVGLLLGLTIGFGCRWLAIPVPAPPMLVGASLVVAMTTGYLLADRFMATHPARHHQDCGGPSGETKETRT; this is translated from the coding sequence ATGAGCTGGAAATTCTGTGTCGGGCTGCTGCTCGGGCTCACCATCGGCTTCGGTTGTCGCTGGCTGGCCATTCCTGTACCCGCGCCGCCCATGCTGGTGGGCGCTTCACTCGTCGTCGCCATGACGACCGGCTACCTGCTGGCCGACCGTTTCATGGCGACGCACCCCGCGCGGCATCACCAGGACTGCGGCGGGCCCAGCGGTGAGACCAAGGAGACGCGCACATGA